Genomic DNA from Hordeum vulgare subsp. vulgare chromosome 2H, MorexV3_pseudomolecules_assembly, whole genome shotgun sequence:
TGGAGGTACCTACCCAAAATTAATGGCTGATGCCAGGCTAGGAGTGAAAGGTGGTCCCTTTCACGCCTACTATTGTGGTCGGGCGGTTGTGATGTGGATGATTGGTGGTGCCTAGGGGCATGGATGCCGCGGCAGCGGCCTCGGATGGCGGGCTTCACAGTTGGCTTTCCAGCAGGtcccgtggtggcggtggtggcttCATCTCTCGTGTGGGCGACTAGGGATGGAGTGGCGGGAGGCCTTGGCCTGCTATGGCAGTGCCCAGATCGGGAGGTGGGCAAGTTGCCCCTTGTCGAGGTGGCAGTCGGGACTCCTCTTGGTGGTGCAGGCAAGTGTCCGAGTGAAAGCTGCATGTTTCTCGCGCTGGCGCCGACGACGCCTGTAGGTGCCACTTGCTTCTTGAAGACGGTATCGTGAACCCCCATCGTGTACCATGGCTCGCGGTGAAAACCTTTGTTTGTTCTCAGACACAGTAGCGACGACGCCTCGCATCCTGACCCTCCCGAGGGTGTTGCCAGTGAGCTCAGGGGTCTTTGTTCGGGCTTCGGGGAGGTGTTAGGCTTGCTCTAGGCTTATGTTGCATTTCTTTGGTCTGCTTTATAAGGGGACCTCCCCACCATATTGTATCATTCGACTGTGTACTATGGTTTGttgctttatctataaagcggGACGAAAGCTCACTCTTTCGGATGTTTTCAGACTACCCATAATGAAAGTAACATAGGTAGTAAACTACTAACATAGATGTCACCTAAGCAAAAAATATAATGTGACAACTAATTAATGAGAAGAGAGAAAAATTGAGTAACTTAGCAAGTTACTCATAATAGGAGTAACATAGTGCATACCAAGGCAAGATGAGTCTATAGGCTAATAAAGGGAAGACTCAAAGTTACTACCCCTATGTTACTATCCACTATAAAGATAGTAACTTAAACTAATAACATATAtatgttactactctatgttatTCTCCATTATAATTAGTCTCATAACGATACAATGTGTATGCATGTGTCTATAGGAATGAATATATATACGTATTGCGAGCATGTGTGTATGTACTGTGTTTCTTAAAAAAGGAACATCATGGCTCAAGGTCACCGCCGCCACCCACCAGTACCACATTGTTAACTTTTGTTTTTTAACTATGAAGGGCCCCGAAGGGCACAGATTTATAATAGATAAGCATGCAATATTTTACTAAAGGACCCAATAGAAAGTTAAAACTATCACCTAGTTCAAAAACCTTTGGAAATAGGACCCCAGAAGACGAAactcaaaagcaatcttgtcctTGTCGCCTGCTTAGATCCGGGCCCAATTCAACCACCGCCGGGGACATAGACCATTTGGGGCGGAAGAATGGCTACAGCACCACTGATGAAACACCAGATGCTAGGTTGAAGCACCAATAAACAGCCTCTGTTTTGGCTCAATGACCGGGAGGAAAGAGAGGAGCCGGCCTGGAAGATTGCCGGAGCTCTGAATTGTTGCCCTTCGGCCAGCAGATAAAGCAACTCGACGTTGAAGATCGCAAAGAGTTGAGATCGAAACTTTCTCAGAGCATCTTCAACTGTAGCGTAAAATTTCATGACCAATAATTTTTTTTAACAATCCACTGTAGCATTTTTAGAACGCGGGGACCGGAGCATCTTCAAGAAACGCGCGTTAGTGCGGCGTTCAATCCAGCCAAATTCAGCGGTGTCACCTGTAGCAGCCCAGAATTTGCTGCGCGCGCAAGCCGGCGCACCAAATATAGTGCGGGGGATTACGTTTTTCAGCGCGTATTTAAATTTTTTTAGCGCGTATAATTTACAGCTTTTGTTGAAGCTATCAGACGCCGAAAAAACAAATCTTTTAACGCGTGGAGTACTTTTTGAACaggtgttggagatgctctcacaTGTGCTGAAGAGATAGGGCTTCAAGGACGAACAAAGACAGTTCGTCTGCTGCTTGATCCCCTCCAGCCCTTTTTCTTCCGTCCACCTCCACGACAGcacaagaagaagcagagaagagAGAAGTTGAGCTCCAGATCTAGGACTTCCGCGAGCTTATTTGGTGAGGAATGCCGACGAATACCCCCTCCGCCTCAGGCTCCAACCACCGGAGCACCAGAGGAACATCACCGCCGCTAGCCGCTGGACCTTGTATCCGTGGTTCTAATCTGCCGCATCATTGTCGAGACTAACCACCTCTGAGAGTCAAAACATGAGGGGCGCACAGTCAAAGCACATGTCCATGACAAAGTATGCTTATGTGTATACATTTCTTCAATTCTGTAATTAACTTATGGACCATGTGCTGAGGGCGACCATACTTGAAAATGAAGTGCAAGGGTGATGCTGATCAGTCAATGTTCGAGTTGTCCATTTCTATGACTTGTCCACCAAGAAGACAAGAAAACAGATGGATACATATATTAAAGCATCTACAACAGGCGTTCAACCTCCTGATGCTAAAAGCAATTTATAGCGTTGAAATAGTAAAATATAACGCGCCAGAGTGCCTGGCTCCAGCGTTCGCCGTAAAAAATTGCGCGCGCCTGCCCCTCCAGCAAACGCTGCAAAATGCATAGTATGCGCCCAACACAAATAACATACGAGACTACAAACGAGTTTTAGAAgatcaaacaaataaaaaataatcaacaacAAAAAGTTTGATTTTTCACAATAGTCAAAAATAAATAGTTCGACACTACACCAATAAAACATACAAATCATCACTCTCATTTCGTTGACCATTCTATGTCCACCACTCCTCGATtagatccttctgaagatcatcATGCGTTTTGGCACGTCGAATGACACGATAGGATGCAACAAATCGGACCACCCTCGCAGCCCGACGacgcactcgcacgggatgttccaagagctgatactgagagtagtctaaatcttagtcacgctcattctcgatgatcatgttatgcaCGATCACACAAGTGTGCATGATgcaccaaagcatcttttgatcccaaaatctagcgggtcctctcacaatagcaaatttgGCTTGCAAAATTCCAaaagctctctccacatctttctgagccgcctgagcattgtggaaatatagatttttcttaccttctggttttttcaacggcttcacaaaTGTTTGCCACTTTGGGTCGATGGCATCCACAAGATAGTACCCATAGTTGTATGTATGGCCGTTTGCTACAAACTCCATCGATGACAGTTCACcatttgcaatcttattcatGAGTGATGGCCGATTAACAAcgttgatgtcattcaaagatccaggcattccaTAAAAAGCATGTCAAATCCAAGTCACTTGAGAGACTGTCACCTTTtgaaaggtgctatgcccgagtTCTCTGGCGGCATTCCTCCTGTGCTGAAAAAACGATCATGGCTCGCCAGTTTCTGTGTAATGCGCCTGAACAACTCGGTGCTCATACTAAACCGGCGTCGGAAGTACGACTCGGGGTACACGGGATTATCCACAAAATAGTGCCACATCAATTTGTTATAGGCATCGATCTTATCCCTCCAAATTTTCtgccgacccataaccgaaccaccatgcttcggttttttattgatgtgcatagctaggatcattgcaaggtcctcctcctcttcaataTCAAATCCTTCTTTGAAATAATCATatgacgaactcatctacaatatTGAATTTAAACTCGTCCATAATAAAAACtacaaaaaacatttttttagaaaaggaggatatacCCCCGGCCTCTGTATCTGGacgatgcatacaaccattttatCAATTAATTCACAGAGACCATACCAAGTAATACATCAGTTAGCCTAAAGCCACCATCTAGGCAACACATGTTGCTACTCCTATTCCTTGATGAAGGTGTGCTAAATATCCGGCCAAATACCAAACAGATATCGCACCAAATCCTAACATCTATAGTCGGATGCTCCAGCCCAGCCACCACTAGGACTGGATCCCATACCGGTCCAGCGCACAGAGACTGCCTCCACCATCTTCCATCGTTCCATCTCCAGAGCTAGAACAGACGCATCATCCTTGCGAGGTCTGTCGTCGACGCCACCATGGTGCCAGACAGCGCCACCATCCTGCACATATCCATCTACACGTGCGTCTTGACGAACCACCGCAGCACCATGCCGCCGGGCTCCACCGTAGGGCTCACGGTAGATCAAACACCGCTCCTCCTTTTGTCCCGTCCACCCAGCACGTACTCCAAAACGATGCCCTCAGGAGGGAAACGACATCGAAGATGCCATCATCGTCCGACCGGTAGATCCAGATCTAAGATTTCCCTCGAAGCATCACGAGTGGGGTGCCACGACCTGCAACAACGATGCCGTGGGCTAGTAACGACGTCCTAGACGCCACCATCGTCTGCCATGACCGAGGTCGGCGCGGTTTTCACCGGAAGTCGCGTCCCCCCGATCTCGTGGCTGGATGGAATCGAGGGAGGCTCGTCGTGTAGACGAAGACCGCCATCGGCATGCCGGCAGGGGGCCTCCAGCCGCCCCACACCGATCCTCCTAGCGCCATCGGCCGATGAAGGTCAAGCCGTGACGGATCTGGGCAGGACACGCCAGATTCGCAGCCCTCGATGACTGCCCTTGCGTGCAGCTGCCGCCCTCGCTGGATGAAGCGCCTCACCGCCGCCATCCAACCCGACCATGGTCGACCATGGGGCCACGAACGCCGCCGCGCATCAGGTCCGCCGCCCTGACTGCCGCCCCCGTCTTCCCCGCGCGCGACAGTCCCTCCTCCTCACTGGGGCTCCGCGGCTACCACCCGCCCTGTCTCTAAGGCGCAGGGCCCGCCGCCACCGCGGCCCTtgccggcggcagcggcggccggGGAAGGAGGGAAACGCTCTGGAGGAAAGGGTTTCGGGGCCCCTGGCGTCGCCCGAGGGGAGGCGACGCGAGGCGTACGAAACTACaaaaaacatgcaccaaattcattTAAAAAATGTCAAGTTGAAACAAAGCATACCTTGCAagcgttttgtcgaacaccttgtggACACCGAGCGATATTGGACGGCCCAGCGCTCTACGTCTGTGGAATGGGGCGCGCGAGGGGCGGCGGGGattagagggagaaggaggaaacACAAGTGGCACGGgcataggccggggaagcgccatCGGCTCGCCGGAGCAAATGGGGTGGCGAGGACGGCGGTTGCGGAGCAAAATGCACGCAAGGGCATCGCAAGCCGTTTCGCCCCGTGCGTTGAATCGTTTTTACCGCGcgcgcattttctacaccccgggCTCAAAGCGGCTGTGTACGGGCAATAGACGTTGTTTTTTCAGCGCTGCCGTTGGACATGCTCCTACCACAGTAACTTGACGTCTTGCCATGAGAGTGCATAGTCAAGGAACATGTCCATGACTAAGTATGCTCAAGTGTTACTCTATTTGTTTATTTATTCAATTGTATAATATCCAGCTTATGGAGTTTTGACTGAAAAAAATGATGTGCAGGGATGTGTTCGAGTTGTCCAATtttatggcacactgaaaggataTGGCGCCTATATATATACTATAGAGAAAGAGTTGGCGAGTCTCATCTCATCCCACACTAAAAGGCATTTCAACTTTTTGCTTGAAGCAAAACTGCCTGATGGTGATGGAGCCGAGCGCAGGTGCAGCCACCCTCGTGTTCCTCACTCTAGCCTCACTTGTCATCCTTGCGTCGGTACTGACCCGCAAACCCAAAAACCAGAGGCGCCCTCCAGGCCCATGGCGTCTCCCCTTGATCGGAAGCCTCCACCACGTCCTCACGTCGCAGCCGCAGGTCGCCCTCCGGGACCTGGCCAAGAAGCACGGCCCGGTCATGTACCTCCGGTTCGGCCAGATGGACACCGTCGTCGTCTCCTCGCCGGCGGCGGCGCAAGAGGTCCTCCGCGATAAGGATCTCACCTTCGCGTCGCGGCCCAACATCCTCGTCTCGGAGGTCTTCTGCTACGGGGGCCGCGACGTCGCCCTCGCGCCCTACGGCCCGTACTGGCGGACGGCGCGCAAGCTCTGCACCGTGGAGCTTCTCAGCGAACGCAAGGTGCGTCAGTTCGCGCCCTTCAGAGACAGCGAGACCATGTCCCTCGTCGAGAACGTCCGCGCCGCCGGTCGGGGCGGCGTGCCGTTGAACCTCAGCAGGCTGCTCATTTCCTGCGCCAACACTATCACCGCCAAGGCCACGTTCGGCCAGGTGTGCGACGGCGAGCTGCAGGACCGGTTCATGGCCGTGGCCGCCCTGGCGATCGAGGTCTCCGGCGGATCCAGCGTCGGGGACCTCATCCCGTCGCTGTCGTTCGTCGACTCCCTCACCGGGCTGAGAGGCCGCCTGTGGCGTGCGCGTCGGCAGCTGGATGACATCTTGGACAAGATCATCGCTGATGAGCGCAGCGAGGGGCAGCAAGGCGACCACCTTCTCGGAGTTATGCTTCGGATCATGGATGAGGGCAATCTTGAATTCCCCATCGACATGACAAACATCAAGGCGATCATATCGGTATGGTACTAGAAAAGATCTAGATATTCTTTTTCCTGCGAGGGTAActtaatttttatttttgttcatgCAACTTCAGGATATGTTCACGGCAGGGACAGAGACCACGTCGGCAGTGGCCGAATGGGTCATGTCCGAGCTCATGAGGAACCCAAAGGTCATGGCCAAGGCGCAGGCTGAAGTGCGTCGTACCTTTGACAACAAGAGTCCACTAGACCATGAAAAACACATAGATGATCTGCACTACATCAAAATGATGATCAAGGAGACCATGAGGTTAAACCCTGTGGTGCCGTTGCTTGTCCCTCATCTCTGCCGGGAAACCTGCGATGTTGGCGGATTTGAGATCAAGGAGGGCACCAGGGTCTTGGTCAATGCGTGGGCGATGGCGAGAAGCCCGGAGTACTGGGAAAACGCAGAGGAGTTCATGCCGGAGAGGTTTGAGGATGGCACGGCAACCTACAAGGCCTCAAGGTTTGAGTACTTGCCATTCGGCACTGGGAGGAGGAAGTGTCCGGGCGATACATTTGGGCTAGCCACGCTTGATCTCATCGTGGCACGACTCCTCTACTACTTCGATTGGAGCCTCCCTGCAGGAACACGGCCTGACGAACTCGACATGGAAACAAGCCTGGGGCTAACCGCGAGGAGGAAGAACCAGCTGCATCTAGTGGCCACCCCGTATAAGGGTGCTTGCTAGATAAAGAATACTCATTCTGTCCTGAATTACTTCTCTTACATTTGTCTATACGGATGTATCTAACAATATATTCTAATGTTAGATACATCTGTATCTAAGCAAATTTGGTACagatattttgagacggaggtatATCTATGTGTTGTACTTTTCCTTTTCTATTCATAAAAAAAAcaatcattatggtgttgtatttgTAAATTTAAGTTGACGACCTCTCTATGCCCCCATGGAAAAGGCGGCAACATATTTGTACTTAGTAATAAAACTACGTATGCACCATGGGAGGTAATTCTATTTATGTTGGTTTTGTTGAAACTCGTTCGTGGATCGatactctttttttctctcttttgtttctcaTCTTTCTGTTTGTGTTAGTAAAAAACTTACGTACACGTCCATCTATATATAGGACCAGACCCACTTAGTCGACCGACCTGATCTTGAACTCCAAAACCAACAAGGATAAGGCGACAAGCACACGTACCCATCATATGGCAATCGTAATTTACTttctctaagagcatctctagccgaTTCCGGTATACCCGTCCCGTAAAAATTGATGTACATGATATCATTAAACATTTTTTCTAATTTTATAGTAAGACTTTTGTTCTAGCAGAATATATCCCATAAATGGATTTCCTGGTTCTGGTGAAATTGCATAAACATCCCTAAAAACGCCACCTAAATTACAATTGTGTCCGCCTCGACCGCTTCCACCTCGAGGATCTCGTCATCGTCATGATGGACAGAGGGCCGACGTTGGACCTCACAGCAAGAAGACGCCATCTACACTGATCCCATGGCAGCGGCGCCAGCTAGCTAGCCAGgccgcaacagcagcaacaaactcGCCAGCTAGCGGCGGCGGCAGTTCGCAGGGCCGCAAATACGGTCCGGTGGTAGCCGGCGTTGAGGCATTCCGTTGAGCTCGGGAAAGACCGTTGCAGGAGTTGATAGTTCACTCCTGCCAaccattttttgtttttctggtcCATGTAAAAATTGGCACCATTTCGGTAGATCGATTTGGAATATACATGATCCTGCAGAAATAAACATATTCAAAATGTTCGAATATATGGGATTTATTCGGTGTGGAATTTTTTAAAATGATATGTATTAATGTGTGGTAGCTTTAAGAATATGTAATCAATGTATGATTTTGCTAAACCACATCTAAATGTGATTTCCTAAATATTGTACACCTAAATACTAATCATTGGGTTTACAAAAAAAAATCACTTAGGTGTGCAATACCTCTATATCTAAATATATGACGATTTAGTAGGCTCAGTTAACAGCCAAAACTTCTTATACTTTGCGACATATTGCAACAGTTTGCGGCTCGATGAATACTGGTCTTCTTATTTTGTATTTCTTGAAATAAGCACGAAACGTAATTATGTTGCTGAGGACTTCAGAAATCTTTATTTTTGCTATCAATCTGAGAGCTAATCTTtctctcaaaaatgaaataaaatctGAGAGATAAGATAATCCATAGGAGCTTTTCATTTTAAAAACTTTTTTTGCCCGTTCAGTACGGAACTTTGTAAGTTATATGTAGCCTATTTTTATGAACGTGTTATATGTAACTGCACACAAAAAAACGTGGAATGTGTAAACAAGTTGCCAAAAAAGTCGGATCATTTTGTTAAGGGCAAAATGAAAACTAGAAAAATGATGTACccaaaaactgaaaaaacaaGTGGATTGGAACTTAGGGCATTTCCAACGGTAATATATAATAATTTTTTTGCACCAGTCTGCGGATTGTCGTCTGCGGGCGGGGGATCAGTCCACGGACATGTTTGCGGGAGGACGACATCCAACGCTAGCCGCATACATCCGTCCAACAATTCGAACCAACCTCATAAAATTCAATCAAACACGGGTGGATTTCATTCAAGTTCGGATATACTTTACATAAAAAGTTGATATTTTGACCGTTTAACTAAAAAACTGAAAAACAAAATCTTACCTTATATCGGATGACCACCTCGTACGTGTGGCTGCCCTGTGCTACCGCACCGCCGTCTTCGTCTGTGTCATTGTGGTCCCTCCAACAACGGAACGACGTCGGAAGGCCGCGATAGCCTTGTCTGGTGGCTGATTGCCGTCCCACCGTGTGGAGTGCCACCGCGACCATTGGCGACGTGGCCTTCAGAGCCTTGGCGGCGGCCTTGCCCACTGTCAGATTGGCGAAGCAGTTGCTAAGCGACCACTCCTCACTTATCTTGGCAAACACAGAGCGGCATCTGATATTGCACCGATCGTACCTTGCCTGCTGTCGTGCCTCGAGCTCGGACTCGGACACCATGGCCCGAGAGCCGGAGGGACCGCCGAAGCCTCCGCCTCCCAGGTGGTGGAGAACAGACGCATTGGCGATCGCGGGCGGCACATCCTGGGGGCGATGGCGTCGATGTGGTGATGATCTCCCGTCGATCCGTATGTAGCGGCTGTGCGATGGCGACGCTGACCCAGGCTTCACGCGGTGGAGGCACTGGGGCATGCGAGCTTCTGCTTCACGTGGGCGCCGAAGTGGAAGCTGCGGTTGCGCGGCGGGGACATGAGCCCCTACTTCAAGTAGCCGCCAACGTGGAGGCCGCGGTTGCGCGACTGGGACGGGGGCTCGTCATTGTCCTGCCGGATCGGGGATGCCGACTCGTTCTTGATGCGGACCCGCGGCGGGGACGGTGGCTCGTCCTTCATTTGTTTCGGTGATGTTGGCGCCGGTCCCATCTGACGAAGCAAATGCTCTGTCATGATCTTCATTTGATGGATGAATTCTTCGTCTGTCACAGCCGCCTCCTACAACAGATGTGGCCGCTGCTGcagctgctcctcctcgtccccgGAAGAGATGATTATCTTGTATTTGCTGGAGGATCCCGCCGTCGTGGATGTCGATGGCCCAGGTGACCGAGGCGGCGGCTCCGCCATTCGCCAGACAACGAGCTCCCATGGAAGCCGCCTGCCCGCCCGGAGAACTATGACTTCGACATTGCCGCTCGCTTGACTCGTAGAGGATGTAGAGAAGGAAAGGCacggggaggcggaggaggacggTGCGGTGCTCTGGACGGTGCCGGAGCGTGTCTTAAATAGCAGGGGCCAGGCCAGGCGGTGGGGCGGTCATGCCGCTTCAATGTGAGGCTGCTATCGGAGTTGGATTCTTGGGATGCGACGTCCGCACTGAAGCGGCGAGGCTCGAGAGGTCGCGTCAGTCTACGTGTCCTTCCCATCTGGTCTAATTATGACTTCAATGACGGCCGCGACATGCTGTGGGGCGGCATGAATGCAGCATGACGCGTGGGATTGAAAGCGCGGGAAGAGCGGATGTTTTTTTTGATGGGATAGAGAAGTCAGAATTGGGAGAAGTAGCGGTCCGGACTCCCGCAACCCCCCTTCCCAATGGTTATCTTCGGTTTGCGAAGAAAATCGTGGCCCGGACCGTGCCGCTATCCGATACAAGACCGCATTGGATGACTTGCACAGTCCGGACCGCACGGTCTGAACAGTTGCGGGAGGTTTATGGATCCACCTTGGAGATGCCCTTAAGTCACTAGTTTCCATATCTTGACTTATCTCAGCTAGTAGGTCAGACATGTTAGTTACACAAGTGAAAAACAAGTGCATTGGAACTTCAGTCACTAGTTTCCACAAGACATGTTAGTTACACATGTTAGTTCAGGTTGACTTATCTCAGCTAACAGGTTAGACATGTTAGGTGCACAAGTGGAATACACCTGAGCATACTATAGTCGTCGACATGTGCCTTGATGTACTACTACACTATATCATGTGGCCTGCACCCTCACTGTCTCACGGAGAACGTTACTTTGTCCTTCTCATGGTTAGAAGCAAAGACCTCCCAAAATTGCGTGTCACATACACATGTTCGAAACACACCTGCGgtactttttttcttttttttaagaaggaggttaaacccccggcctctgcatcaatcgatgcatgcaaccatcttATTAATTATTCCATAAAGGTCTAGCAAGAATATACATCAATC
This window encodes:
- the LOC123424377 gene encoding cytochrome P450 99A2-like, with the translated sequence MVMEPSAGAATLVFLTLASLVILASVLTRKPKNQRRPPGPWRLPLIGSLHHVLTSQPQVALRDLAKKHGPVMYLRFGQMDTVVVSSPAAAQEVLRDKDLTFASRPNILVSEVFCYGGRDVALAPYGPYWRTARKLCTVELLSERKVRQFAPFRDSETMSLVENVRAAGRGGVPLNLSRLLISCANTITAKATFGQVCDGELQDRFMAVAALAIEVSGGSSVGDLIPSLSFVDSLTGLRGRLWRARRQLDDILDKIIADERSEGQQGDHLLGVMLRIMDEGNLEFPIDMTNIKAIISDMFTAGTETTSAVAEWVMSELMRNPKVMAKAQAEVRRTFDNKSPLDHEKHIDDLHYIKMMIKETMRLNPVVPLLVPHLCRETCDVGGFEIKEGTRVLVNAWAMARSPEYWENAEEFMPERFEDGTATYKASRFEYLPFGTGRRKCPGDTFGLATLDLIVARLLYYFDWSLPAGTRPDELDMETSLGLTARRKNQLHLVATPYKGAC